One Fibrobacter sp. genomic window, AGAAGTCGGTGAACCCCGCCTTCAGTTTGCGCTATTTTGCTGAAAAATGCGGGCTTTCTAGTCATGCCCACATTAAGCTTACTATCGATGGTAAGCGTAATATTACGAAGATTACGGTAACAAAGCTTATTCACGGTCTTGGTCTTACTAACCAGCGAGCTACTTATTTTGAATGCCTGGTATTCTTTAACCAGGCCGAAACAGACGAAGACAAGAAAGTCTATTACGCCCAGTTGGTCAAGGCTAGCCCCCGTTCCAAGCTTCATAAGATGGATCAAGCTCAGCTTCGTATATTCAAGGAATGGCATCATTCAGCCATTCTCGAAATGGTTGGCCTCAAGAATTTCCGTCCCATTCCCGAACAGGTCTCAAAGCGCCTTCGTGGCATGGTGACACCGTCCCAGGTTACAGAATCCTTGAATCTTTTGCTGGAATTGGGTCTTTTGGTGAAAACCGCCAACGGTTACCGCCAGAGCAATCCCCTCATTACAACCGACGACGAAGTGCAAGACATGATGGTTAAGCTTTATCATTTCCAGATGCTGAAGCTTTCTGCAACGATGTTGTCCGATCTTCCGGGGGAAGAAAGGGACATTTCTGCGCTTACCTTTGGAATTAAGCGCTCAGATTTCCCTAATTTGAAAAAACACTTACAACTAATGCGAAAAGAACTACTAGATTTCTCTGCAAAAGCAGGAGAAGCTGAAGAAGTTGTTCAGGTCAACTTACAGCTGTTCCCTCTGACCCGAGGAGTGTGATGAGATTCTTTTTGTCCATAGTCAGTTTTGCATGCCTAGCATCTGTTGGGTTGTTGTCGGTTGCTTGCTCCGACGACAAGAACACTGCTGGTATTGAAATTGGCAATCCGTCTATTGCGGACAAGGATACCATTCCGGATACTCCTATTGTGGTTCCTCCTGTGG contains:
- a CDS encoding TIGR02147 family protein, encoding MENGDVQKLVEPDVLQYTNYRVYLRDYYEYKKSVNPAFSLRYFAEKCGLSSHAHIKLTIDGKRNITKITVTKLIHGLGLTNQRATYFECLVFFNQAETDEDKKVYYAQLVKASPRSKLHKMDQAQLRIFKEWHHSAILEMVGLKNFRPIPEQVSKRLRGMVTPSQVTESLNLLLELGLLVKTANGYRQSNPLITTDDEVQDMMVKLYHFQMLKLSATMLSDLPGEERDISALTFGIKRSDFPNLKKHLQLMRKELLDFSAKAGEAEEVVQVNLQLFPLTRGV